From the [Chlorobium] sp. 445 genome, the window GTGTGAAACTGCCATCTGGCTCTTGCTGCATAGGCAGTGATGTGCGATTCCAATCATTAAAATTTCCCATGACACACACCTGCTTTACCTCACCTTTCGGCACGTAACGAAAAGTGTGTTTGGTCAAGCGTTTGACTTTGACGGGAAAGCGGTAAATCGCTGTGCCATGCCGAAAGGCAAGGAGCGTGTAGCCTTCAAAGTCTGCGCGTGGTGTCAGCACCAGCCATTTTGTGGCTGTATCATAACGCACTTGAATATGTGGATTTGTCTCAAACTCTGCGTCGTAGCGCTCTGCGTAGAAAAGATCGCTAATCAGCACAGAATCGGTTTTGCCAGCTACGAGCGACAGTTCAGGCAAGAGGTCGCGTAGGTATGACATTTGTGGTGGTGGCGGTGCACAAGAAAAGAGCATCAAGGTAACCGCACAAGTAAAAAGATATGGTAAAATGTATCGCATTGTCTAAAGCGTAGTGTAACAGGTTGGTTGTATGAGTCACTTGAGCAGCAATGGCTATTACTTGCAAGTGACTTTTCGCTTGGTATAGGCTGATTGCATTCAAACTCACCTTGCAACAGCATTGAAGTAGATAGGTTAGCGTTTGCAAAGATAAACACAATTTTGCACTCTGACGATGCAAGGTATCAAGATTGTGCTCCTGAATCGCCCAAAGAGTTGTAATTTTTTGCAAGGCTATCAAAACTGAAAGGCAGCAAACATCCATGAACATACGCATTGTGATTGCCGCAATTGGCATTTTGCTTTTAGGACGTCAAATCGCAATATGGGCGCAAGAGCGACCGCATGATCCTGAAAAGCCTAAACGCATTCCCCTTCAGACAGAGCCAGCAGAGAGTGAATGGCTAAGACCTAAGCGGCTCCAGCCCTCGCAACTTCAAAGTGATGCACCAGAGCTTAGAAAAGCCAAGCCGTTTTATCCGCCGCCAAAAGATTGGTGGATTTTGGAACTTGTCAAAGTGCCTCTTCCCCTTTTGCCGACAAAGGAGCAGACCATTGCTGAAAATCTGAACCGCATTCGTGAAGAAGCCATACGAACAGCGCGTGAAGCACAGCTCCCGCTCGGCTACATGCCGCCTAATCCTGCCTTGCAAACGATGCCCATGACAACGGCAACACTCGGCGTTCCCATTCCTGATCTCAGTCAAAGTGCCCGTCAAATCCAGCCATCAGATGAACTGCCTCGCGCTGTTCCGCCCGCAAAGATGCCAAGCAATGCTGAAGAGTACTATGCATGGGCGCAATTTTTTATTGCAGACTTGCGGCTTATCGGTGCTCTGCACGATCTTAATGAAGCGATTCGCTTGAAGCCTGATTTTCTTGCTGCGATTTTTTTGCGTGCTGAAATCTATTTCAGGTTAGAAAATTTTGATCTTGCTGTGGAGGATTACACGCGTGCGCTCTCGCTCAAGCCGCACGATGAAATTTATTTCCGACGCGCCGAAGCCTTCCGCGCACTTGCACGCTATAAAGACGCAGAAGCAGACTATCAAAAAGCGCTCTCGCTCAATCCGAAAAATAATGCTGCTCGCGTTGCACTTGAGTTGCTGCAACAAGAGATCGTGCGTTAAGTTCATCAGACGGCTCATGCTTATCTTTTTCGATAACACAATCGTGCACAGTTTGAACGCTAAAATTTATTCAACAGAGCAGCGCAATATCATTTCACACCGCTAAATGAAGATTACTATGCAAGAGGTTCTAGAGCAATACGGTCTGCGCCAGCGCTTTGGCTTTGTTGCTGGCATCGTCGTTTTTGTATTAATCCTGCTTCTGCCTACGCCCTCTGGCATGAATGATGCTGCATGGAAAACTGCGGCGCTTATCGCATTGATGGCAACATGGTGGATTAGTGAAGCAATTCCGATTTTTGCTACGGCGCTCTTACCTATTGCACTTTTGCCAGCACTTGGCATCGCTGACATCAAGGAGCTACCGCCCCCTACGCTAATCCCGTCATTTTTTTGTTTATGGGTGGCTTTTTTATCGCACTAGCTATCGAAGAACGTGGCTTGCACCGGCGTGTTGCATTGTGGCTGTTGTCCAAAGTCTCACCCGAACCCATCTACATCATTGGCGGCTTTATGCTTGTTACTGCGCTGATTTCAATGTGGGTAAGCAACTCTGCCACCACATTGATGATGTTGCCGATAGGACAATCCGTTGTTGAGCTTGCCTTAAACGAAGAAGAAAATGAAACCATACGGCGCAACTTCGCCACCGCTATGATGCTTGGTATTGCCTATTCAGCCAGCATCGGCGGCTTAGGCACGCTTGTCGGCACGCCGCCTAACGCTCTCTTTGCAGGCTTTATGAGCGAGACCTACAAAGTTCAAGTGAGTTTTGCGCAGTGGACCATCATTGGCGTTCCATTAGTTCTTCTCTCTTTACCGCTTTCATGGCTTTTGATGACAAAGTTTATTTTTATCCTTCCCACATCACGCATGCGTTCAAGCCAAAGCGCAATTGCATCGCAACTGCAATCGCTCGGTCCAATGACAACAGGTGAAAAAGTTGTGGGGAGCATCTTTGCTATCACGGCTACACTTTGGATCTTAGAGCCGCTGCTTTCTTCGGCATTTCCAAACATGAAGCTCTCAGATGCCGGTATTGCAATTTTTGGTGCCCTGCTCTGTTTTCTTCTGCCGATTGATTTTAAGCACGGGGAGTTTGCACTGAGCTTGAAGCAAGCTCGCAAGTTGCCCTTTGACGTCTTGATTCTCTTTGGCGGCGGGATTAGTCTTGCGCAAGCTATTCAAAAGTCAGGCTTAGCCAAGTTCGTGAGTGAATCGCTGGCTGGATTTAGCGGGTTTCCTATCGTGCTCATTGTCTTGCTTGTTGCACTGGCTGCAATTTTTGCGACGGAACTTATTGGCAATACTGCCCTTGCTGCAACCATGCTTCCTATTCTTGCGCCTGTTGCTATCGCCATGGGAGAAAGTCCCTATCTGCTTCTTTTACCTGCGACACTCGGCGTAAGTTGTGCATTTATGTTACCAGTCGGCACGCCTCCGAATGCAATTGTCTATGCCAGTGGATACATTACCACTCCTGCAATGGCAAAAGCGGGGCTTTGGCTTAATGTGCTCTTTACAACTTTGATTGTGATGTTGGTCTTTGCGTTAGCGCCGATTGCCTTTGGTGTAGAGTTCGGTGCTTTGCCTGACTGGGCAAAGGGAAAATAGCGGCTTGATGGATGACGGTCAAACTAGCTTCACTGCGCTTCACTCTGACAGCGGATGCAAGCTCTGTGCGGATTTAGTTCTTGTGTGGGTTTATTTCTTTAGGTTAGCAGCTTTGAGCAGGCGCAGCGATTCTAAAATTTTCAGGCATTCAGCGGGCGCGATGTCTGTAGCACTAAATCGCCATTGTGCAAACGGTGCATTTCTTGGTACTTGTTTGAGACCTGTCCATCCCACTTCGGTTTGATGTTGCTTGCCAATTGAGATATACTCCATTCTAAGTTCGCTGAAGAGTGGATTCTGCGCTTTGAGTGTACCAGCTTTGCCTTTTTTGTTATCACTTGCATTGTATTCCTCGAGCAGCGAAGGCCCACCGCCTAAGCCTTCCGTACCCAGTGCGAAGATGAAATTTGCGCCGCCTTCTTTGGCTGTCTCATAGAAAAATGTGTAATCGCCGTCCAGTTCAGTAGCTCGTTTGAGTTGCAAACCATCGGGGATATAAGTTGGTACAATCACATAATTTTTGTGTGAGAGCAGCCGTTGCAGTTGCGTATTATTAAGTCCAGCTTTCTGTGTAAGTTGGAATGTGCTCTCAAGTTCGACAGACAAGCATTGTCTGTCATCCAATTTTTTCCACTCACCCTTAAGGCTTTGAAAGTTTTCAACTTCTAAGATAAACTCGGCTGTTTCTTTGCCTGTGGGGTCTTTTTCACAGAGTCGGAGTTCACCTCCTGTGCCCGATTTGACTTTGTATGTGCCTGATATTTTGATTGGTGTGCCGACACGCAGATAGAAATACGAGCCAGTGATGGTGCTGTCGCTGTTGAGTGCATCAAGTTGCATGACGATGGGGAAGCGGCGAGCGATATCGCCTGTGAAGTTCATTTGCGCCAAAAGAGCTTGGCACCACATCACCATTCCAAGCAGCAAGATAATCTGTTGCATCGCCCATAGGTTATTGTTTCAGGACATCTCAGTTATGCCATACTGGATGTGCAAAGAATTGCTTAGCTTGGCATAGCTATGATACTTCCATCCTGTACTCACTCAGGTGCATTGAAAACGTGGGACAGGGCAAGTGGGGGCACTCAATCCAGTTTATTTTACTAGCTTGCCGCTGCGGTCTTGTCTTGGGCTTCTTTACTTTGCGCTTCTTTGCTTCGCGCTTCTTTTGAGCCTCTCACGCGCTTCTCACGATCTTGACGCTGACGGCGTTTTTCGGTTGGCGCTTCACTGTAATCGACCAGTTCAATCATTGCCATTTTTGCCGCATCGCCGTAGCGGGGCACCATCTTAATGACGCGTGTGTATCCGCCTGGGCGGTCTGCCACTTTATTAGCAATTTCTCCAAAGAGTTCCTTGATGGCTTTTTTATCGCGAATGAACTTAAAGACTTCACGCTGTGCATGCGTTGTACTTTCTTTTGCTCGCGTAATCAGCGGTTCAATGTAGCGACGCATTTCTTTTGCTTTAGCTTCTGTGGTTTGAATGCGCTTGTGCAAAATGAGTTGGGTACAGAGGTTTGCCATCAATGCGCGGCGATGACTTGCCGTGCGTCCGAGCTTACGCAGTGAAATTTGTTTTCGCATGGCTTCAAGATTTTACTTTTCGTTCAAGCGATACTTAGAGACATCCATTCCGAAGTGCAATCCTTTTGATTCTACAAGCTCTTTAAGTTCAGCCAGTGATTTCTTGCCAAAGTTCTTGAACTTCAGAAGTTCCTCTTCATGCTTGCTTACCAATTGCCCGAGTGTTTCAATTTCCGCCGAACGCAAGCAGTTGTGAGAGCGCACGGAAAGCTCAATGTCTTCCATTCGTGTCATGAGCAGCGTTCTGATGCGCTCAAACTCTGCATCATCTTGCTGTACATCTTGCTCCATGGTCTCTTCTTCGGTGATGGGCGCAAACTTCGTGAAAAGACTTACATGGTCGGCAATGATTTTTCCTGCTACACTAAGTGCTTCATCGGGTTGGATTGACCCATCGGTTTGAACCTCTAAAATAAGTTTCTCGTAGTCTGTACGCTGACCGACGCGCGTATTTTCAACGCTGTATCTTACATTGCGAATCGGTGTAAAAATTGAATCCATAGCAATAAAACCTAGTGGCATGCCCTCGGTATTATTTTCTTCTGCAGGCACATAGCCACGCCCTCGCCCAATGTAGAGATCAATTTTCAGCGTGATATTTTTCGTAATCGTTGCAATGTGTAAATCTGGATTCAAGACCTCAAAGTCCGCTTCTGGGCTTACAATATCGCCAGCAACGAAATCTTTTGGACCTTTGAGCGTTAAAGACACCATTGCGTTACGCTTACTAATTGAGCGGAAGCGTACTTGTTTGAGATTGAGAACAATATCGGGCACATCTTCTTTAACCCCTTCTATGGTAGAAAATTCGTGCAAGACACCGTCGATTTTGATACCTGTGATAGCGGTGCCCGGCAGCGACGACAGCAGGACGCGACGCATCATATTGCCAATCGTAACGCCATAGCCGCGCTCAAGCGGTTGCGCAATAAAGCGTCCATACTGGTTAGTAAAAGTTGATTCGTCTAACTCGAGCCGCTCGGGCATTTGCATCTGTTGAATCATATCTCGATTTGTCGCGTTATGGGTTTGGCAATAGCCAATGATTTCGTTACAAGTTTTACAGGCTTACTTAGAGTAGAGTTCTACCACCAGCTGCTCGTTAAAGGGTTCTTGCACCTCACTGCGTTCAGGCGCATTCAGAAAGGTTACTTTCAGGTTTGCCTTATCGACTTGAATCCATTGTGGAATCTGCGAGTCCGGCTTTTTGTTTAGCGCGCTGCGCACCACTTCCATGTTTTTGCTTTTTGCTCGAAACTCTACCACATCTCCCGGACGCAGTTGATACGATGGGATATTGACTTTCTTGCCATTGACGAGCAAATGACAATGCGAGACCAACTGTCGTGCTGCCGGGCGGCTTACAGCAAAACCAGCGCGATAGACCACGTTATCCAAGCGTGATTCCAGCATCTTGACAAGGTTATCACCTGTAACGCCCTTCATGCGCGAGGCTTTCGCAAAGTAAAGCCGAAATTGACGCTCCAGCACGCCATAGATGTACTTCATCTTTTGCTTTTCTCGAAGCTGAACGGCGTATTCTGAAATTTTACCTTTTTTGTTCTGTCCATGTTGTCCCGGTGGATACGGTCTACGGTCTAAATACTTCTCATCTTTCGGCACGATAGCAACACCGAGCCGTCTTGAGACTTTTGCCGTTGAACCTAAATACCTTGCCATAGTTAAAGTGATAGCGTTCTAAGTTTGAACTAAGTTTGCGTGACGTTAGACTCTTCTGCGTTTTGGCGGACGGCAACCGTTGTGCGGCAGCGGGGTAATATCACGGATAGAGCGCACTTCCAAGCCGGCGACTTGTAGCGACCGAATCGCTGCATCACGCCCTGACCCCGGACCCTTGATGAGCACATCGACCTTACGCACACCGTGGTCTATGGCTTCTTTGGCAGCGGCTTCAACCGTAACCTGTGCCGCATAAGGCGTATTTTTCTTTGAACCCTTGAACCCATTTCTTCCCGCTGTCGACCACGAAATCGTGTTACCAGCCATATCGGTGATGGTTACAAGGATGTTGTTAAACGTCGCTTTGATGTGCGCAATGCCTTCTGTTGTTGCAGCGACTTTCTTTTTGCGTTTAGTTGTTGCTGTCTTTTCGGTTGCCATTGTTGCATATCGTTAAGAAAATTACTTCTTTGCAGCAGCTTTCTTCTTACCTGCCACAGTCTTGCGCTTGCCTTTACGCGTTCTGGCGTTGGTTCGCGTGCGTTGCCCTCTTACAGGCAAGCCACGACGATGCCGCAAGCCACGATAGCAGCCAATATCCATTAGCCGCTTGATCGCAAGCTGTTGTTCACTGCGTGCTTGTCCTTCGACTTTGTACTCGGACGCAATGATATTGCGAATTGCATTTGCTTCATCGTCTGTGAGTTCCCCAATGCGCTTATCTTCGCTAATACCTGCTTTCGCTAAAATTTTACTCGCGGAAGTTCTACCAATACCGTAGATGTAAGTCAGCCCAATGACCGCCCGCTTGTTTCTTGGAAGGTCTACACCTGCAACTCTCATGGTTTATCCTTGACGCTGTTTGTGATTGGGATTTTTCTTGCAAATTACCAGAATTTTGCCCTTCCTACGAATAATTTTGCAGGACTCACAGCGTTTTTTGACTGCTGAATAGACTTTCATAACCGTTTCCTTGCGTTCGTTTGTATTCTAAAACGGAAAGGGCGCAAAGATACAAAACTTGCGCCAAAAAACAAAATATCTAACAGTTTTTTGCTACTTAAACCGATAAGTAATGCGACCTTTACTAAAGTCGTACGGTGAGACTTGCACACGCACGCGGTCGCCCGGCAAAATCTTGATAAAATTCATTCTCATCTTGCCAGAAACATGCGCTAAAATTTCAAGGTTGTTCTCTAGCCTGACCTTGAAACTTGCATTCGGCAAGGCCTCAAGAATTACGCCGTCAATTTCAATCGCTTCTTCCTTCGCCATACTTCTCTCTGTTCTCTTTGTGAGCTATTTAGGTGATAACTTGCGTTAGTTTAAGACTGAAGTAAATCCCGTGTGTCGTTATACCAGTGTCTAAACTGCCTCGATTTTCTTCATTTCTTTTTCTAGCGCAGGCTTTTGCTTGCGCGAATATGTTAAAATTTCAGCTTTACCTTTACGCACGACCACTGTGTGCTCAAAATGTGCTGCGGGCTTTTTATCAGCAGTAATTGCCGTCCAAGTATCTGATGCAATGATTGACTTACGTGATTTACCTAAGTTAATCATGGGTTCAATTGCCAGACACATGCCTTCTCGCAGGAAAACGCCCGTATTGCGCTTGCCGATGTTTGGCACTGGCGGCTCTTCATGCAGGCGTGTGCCGATGCCATGTCCTACCATGTTTTCAATGACACCATAGCCGAAGCTCTCTGCATACTCTTGAATGGCGGCTGAAATGTCATACAGACGCTTTCCGACCACCGCCTCTTTAATGCCGCGCTCCAAGCACTCTTCTGTCACTTTCACCAGTTTTACTACTTCGGGTTTGACATTACCAACAAGAAACGTGCGTGCTGCATCGGCATGATAACCGTTCTTGTAGGCGCCGCAGTCCACGGAAATCACATCACCATCTTTCAATACGCGCTTTGGACTTGGAATTCCATGCACAACTTCTTCATTGATGGAGGTGCAGAGTGTTGCAGGGTAGGGCTTTACGCCACGGGCACCTTTTGGTACATAGCCTAAAAAACTTGGGATGGCGTCCTGAGAGCGAATGTACTCTTCAGCCAGTTCATCGAGCCGTTTGGTTGTTATGCCTTCTCGGATTTCATCGGCTAGCATATCTAATGTTTCTGCCACAATGCGTCCGCTTTCTCTCATGAATTCAATTTCGCGCTCACTTCTTGCCGTTACCATCGTTGCTGTTCTCTCTTTTTGTGGATCTTTTTTATGCAGGAACACTACGACCTTTGAGCTTACCTGATTTCATAAAGCCGTCGTAATGGCGCATCAAAAGATGGCTCTCGATTTGTTGTAAGGTATCGAGTGCAACCCCAACAATAATCAGCAAACTTGTGCCTCCGAAGAACTGTGCAAAACCGGGTGTTACATTGCCAAACTTTGTGAGCAAAGTCGGCAGAATAGCAATGATAGCTAGTGCAATTGCCCCAGGCAGTGTGATTCGTGTAAGAATGTTGTCAATGAATTCAGATGTTGGTTTTCCCGGACGTACGCCCGGAATAAAGCCACCTTGTTTCTGCATTGTATCCGCCACATCTTTTGGATTAAACGCAATGGCAGTGTAGAAATAGGTAAAGAAGACAATCAAGATACCAAAGATGATAGCATAGCCCCATGAGTCGTAGGAAATAAACGCACTCACACTTTGCATAGTTTCGCTTTCTGGGAAGAATGAGACGATTGTACTTGGAATAAACATAATGGACTGTGCAAAGATGATTGGCATCACGCCTGCAGTGATGACACGCATTGGAATGTATTGTGTCGTTCCACCATAGACCTTTCGTCCTACCACTCGTCGTGCGTACTGCACTGGAATTCGGCGAGTGCCGACGGTCAAAAACACTACGCCTGCCACGATGAGCAGCATGAAGCCAAGCACAATGATTTCTACAATCAAATTCTTGCTGCCTGATGCCACCAACTGCCACTCACCCACTAACGCTTGCGGGAAGCGTGCTAAGATACCAATCATGATGATGAGCGAAATACCGTTGCCAATCCCACGCTCTGTGATTCGTTCACCGAGCCACATTGTGAAAATGGTTGCCGCTGTAAGGGTGATAATCGTGGACAGTGTGAAGAAGAAGCCGGGGTCTGGCACAATAGGCTGCCCGAATGACGATGGACTTGAAAGACTTACACTGACTCCCCATGCTTGTAGCATAGCTACCAAGACCGTTCCGTAACGCGTAAGCTGCGTGATTTTCTTTCGTCCTTCTTCGCCTTCTTTCTGTAACTTTTGGAAGTATGGCGTTACGGCGCCGAGCAACTGAATGATAATAGAGGCTGAAATGTAGGGCATAATTCCCAACGCAAACACCGACGCACGCTTGAAGGCACCTCCTACGAAGAGATCAAACAGCCCGAAGAGGTCATTGGTTGGTCCTTGTCCAGCGTCAGCGACGGCGGAGGCATCCACACCTGGGATAGTGATATGTGAGCCAATGCGATAGACCACTAACAACCCTACTGTGTAGAGAATTCTATCTCTGAGCTCAGGAATTTTGCTGATATTTCTGATGCTGTCAATGAGTTTCATCGTTCTCTTTGGTTAGCGCATTTACTTCGTTGCGGTCGCTTTTGCCGCTTTGCGTGCGGCTTTAGCAGCTTTCTTAATTTCTTCAACAGGCTT encodes:
- a CDS encoding translation initiation factor IF-1; this encodes MAKEEAIEIDGVILEALPNASFKVRLENNLEILAHVSGKMRMNFIKILPGDRVRVQVSPYDFSKGRITYRFK
- a CDS encoding 50S ribosomal protein L17, encoding MRKQISLRKLGRTASHRRALMANLCTQLILHKRIQTTEAKAKEMRRYIEPLITRAKESTTHAQREVFKFIRDKKAIKELFGEIANKVADRPGGYTRVIKMVPRYGDAAKMAMIELVDYSEAPTEKRRQRQDREKRVRGSKEARSKEAQSKEAQDKTAAAS
- a CDS encoding preprotein translocase subunit SecY, which translates into the protein MKLIDSIRNISKIPELRDRILYTVGLLVVYRIGSHITIPGVDASAVADAGQGPTNDLFGLFDLFVGGAFKRASVFALGIMPYISASIIIQLLGAVTPYFQKLQKEGEEGRKKITQLTRYGTVLVAMLQAWGVSVSLSSPSSFGQPIVPDPGFFFTLSTIITLTAATIFTMWLGERITERGIGNGISLIIMIGILARFPQALVGEWQLVASGSKNLIVEIIVLGFMLLIVAGVVFLTVGTRRIPVQYARRVVGRKVYGGTTQYIPMRVITAGVMPIIFAQSIMFIPSTIVSFFPESETMQSVSAFISYDSWGYAIIFGILIVFFTYFYTAIAFNPKDVADTMQKQGGFIPGVRPGKPTSEFIDNILTRITLPGAIALAIIAILPTLLTKFGNVTPGFAQFFGGTSLLIIVGVALDTLQQIESHLLMRHYDGFMKSGKLKGRSVPA
- a CDS encoding DNA-directed RNA polymerase subunit alpha gives rise to the protein MIQQMQMPERLELDESTFTNQYGRFIAQPLERGYGVTIGNMMRRVLLSSLPGTAITGIKIDGVLHEFSTIEGVKEDVPDIVLNLKQVRFRSISKRNAMVSLTLKGPKDFVAGDIVSPEADFEVLNPDLHIATITKNITLKIDLYIGRGRGYVPAEENNTEGMPLGFIAMDSIFTPIRNVRYSVENTRVGQRTDYEKLILEVQTDGSIQPDEALSVAGKIIADHVSLFTKFAPITEEETMEQDVQQDDAEFERIRTLLMTRMEDIELSVRSHNCLRSAEIETLGQLVSKHEEELLKFKNFGKKSLAELKELVESKGLHFGMDVSKYRLNEK
- a CDS encoding 30S ribosomal protein S11, with translation MATEKTATTKRKKKVAATTEGIAHIKATFNNILVTITDMAGNTISWSTAGRNGFKGSKKNTPYAAQVTVEAAAKEAIDHGVRKVDVLIKGPGSGRDAAIRSLQVAGLEVRSIRDITPLPHNGCRPPKRRRV
- a CDS encoding 30S ribosomal protein S13; this translates as MRVAGVDLPRNKRAVIGLTYIYGIGRTSASKILAKAGISEDKRIGELTDDEANAIRNIIASEYKVEGQARSEQQLAIKRLMDIGCYRGLRHRRGLPVRGQRTRTNARTRKGKRKTVAGKKKAAAKK
- a CDS encoding 50S ribosomal protein L36, whose amino-acid sequence is MKVYSAVKKRCESCKIIRRKGKILVICKKNPNHKQRQG
- the map gene encoding type I methionyl aminopeptidase; translated protein: MVTARSEREIEFMRESGRIVAETLDMLADEIREGITTKRLDELAEEYIRSQDAIPSFLGYVPKGARGVKPYPATLCTSINEEVVHGIPSPKRVLKDGDVISVDCGAYKNGYHADAARTFLVGNVKPEVVKLVKVTEECLERGIKEAVVGKRLYDISAAIQEYAESFGYGVIENMVGHGIGTRLHEEPPVPNIGKRNTGVFLREGMCLAIEPMINLGKSRKSIIASDTWTAITADKKPAAHFEHTVVVRKGKAEILTYSRKQKPALEKEMKKIEAV
- a CDS encoding 30S ribosomal protein S4, with protein sequence MARYLGSTAKVSRRLGVAIVPKDEKYLDRRPYPPGQHGQNKKGKISEYAVQLREKQKMKYIYGVLERQFRLYFAKASRMKGVTGDNLVKMLESRLDNVVYRAGFAVSRPAARQLVSHCHLLVNGKKVNIPSYQLRPGDVVEFRAKSKNMEVVRSALNKKPDSQIPQWIQVDKANLKVTFLNAPERSEVQEPFNEQLVVELYSK